A single genomic interval of Littorina saxatilis isolate snail1 linkage group LG17, US_GU_Lsax_2.0, whole genome shotgun sequence harbors:
- the LOC138952471 gene encoding ethyl acetate hydrolase-like, which yields MTTNLEALKAKYKVNEESESYLQQRLEKTGKLLDTGACVEEARQAHEEVVLKYAGDVEFQGDIKEFFVPSPSFPGGVPVDVIKPLILTRRPTVLVYFHDGAMIFGSRKTSAPICKLLAREAMCIVINVEYRLAPEAKFPACYDDAKCVVRWVMMNRSLIGAGNDSKVGVAGAGAGGNIAATMAHEIRGLSYQILVYPLVDFRFGQPSVEEFHVLGLKTQEHHTWCTEQFLSTSEEVTNPRVTPLLQPKFTKLPPTLIIVAELDPLRDGCYEYKKIIKEAGIEAESMILKGTIHSFFSQPGHFKETTRRTIEKIVSFMKKHGTS from the exons ATGACGACGAACCTGGAAGCGCTGAAAGCCAAGTACAAAGTGAACGAAGAGAGCGAGTCGTACTTGCAACAACGCTTGGAGAAGACGGGCAAGCTTCTTGATACCGGAGCCTGCGTTGAGGAAGCCAGACAGGCACACGAAGAGGTGGTTCTCAAGTATGCGGGCGATGTCGAGTTCCAGGGAGACATCAAGGAATTCTTCGTGCCATCCCCGTCATTTCCTG GTGGAGTCCCAGTTGACGTTATCAAGCCATTGATATTGACCCGCCGTCCCACTGTCCTCGTGTACTTTCATGATGGTGCTATGATCTTTGGATCACGCAAGACCTCGGCCCCCATATGCAAGCTGCTGGCAAG GGAAGCCATGTGTATTGTCATCAATGTGGAATACCGCCTTGCCCCAGAAGCCAAGTTCCCTGCATGCTACGATGATGCTAAATGTGTTGTTCGATGGGTCATGATGAACAGATCTTTGATTG GTGCTGGCAACGACAGCAAGGTGGGGGTGGCAGGAGCAGGTGCAGGGGGGAACATCGCCGCCACCATGGCCCATGAAATCCGCGGTCTCTCCTATCAG ATACTTGTGTACCCATTAGTGGATTTCAGGTTTGGCCAGCCATCAGTGGAGGAGTTTCATGTCCTTGGTCTTAAAACACAAGAACATCACACATG GTGTACAGAGCAGTTTTTAAGTACGTCAGAAGAAGTGACCAACCCGCGAGTGACCCCGCTGTTGCAACCTAAGTTCACCAAGCTGCCTCCGACCCTCATCATTGTGGCCGAGCTGGACCCTCTTAGGGATGGCTGTTATG AATACAAGAAGATTATCAAAGAGGCTGGCATTGAGGCGGAAAGCATGATTTTGAAAGGCACCATTCACAGCTTCTTCTCCCAGCCAG GCCATTTCAAGGAGACCACCAGAAGGACAATAGAGAAGATCGTCAGCTTCATGAAAAAACATGGAACGTCCTGA